The sequence CGGCGTGCTCGCAGACGCGCTGGCGGAGGTGCTGAACGCCCCCTCCCTGCCCTCCGACGCCATTGCCCGCGAAAAGGCCAGCCAGCGCGCCGCGCTGGAGGAAGCCCTGGAGGACCCGCTCCACACCGGCCTTAGCGAATTGCGCAAGGCGCTCTTCAACGGCGCGGGCTACGGCCGCGACGCCCTCGGCACCCGCCTGAGCCTCGACGTGATCGACCGCACCGCGCTGGCCGACCACCACCGCCGCCATTTCACCGGTGGCAACCTCACGCTCGCCGTCGCCGGGGATTTCGATCCCTCCGCCGCCGCGGACACGCTCGCGCCGCTGCTCTCCGCCATCCCGGCCGGACAGCCGTGGACCCCGCCGGACAGCTACCTGTATCACGGCTCGGATCTGACCTTCCGCCTGCCGAAAAAGCAGGCCGTGCTGGCGATCGGCTATCCCGGTGCCGCCGCGCTTTCCGAGGACCGCCACGCGCTGGCGATGCTGCAGGAATACTGCACCGACATGGCCGGCCCGCTGTTCACCCGCATCCGCGAGGACCTCGGCCTGGCCTATCAGGTCGGAGCCACCCAGTTCCTCGGCTTCGATACCGGCATGTTCGCGTTCTACCTGGCCACCTCGCCGGGCCAGGCCGAACTCGCCAAGGCCGAGCTGATGGCCGAGATCGGAAAAATCGCCGCCCGCGGCATCCCGGACGACGCCTTCGAGCGCGTCCGCTCGACCGTGCTCAGCAGCCTGGCGATCCAGCAGCAATCGCTCTCCAGCACCGCCCGCCAGGCCGCGATCGACCTGCTCTTCGGCCAGTCCGCCGACCTCCACCGCCAGCTCCCGGACATCTACAAGGCCCTCACCCCTCAAAGCGTCCGCGCCGCCGCCGAACGGGTCTTCAGCGTCGCCCCGACCCTGATCACCGTGCTGCCGGAGGAGTGATCACGACGCACGCTTCCCCCGTCGGCAAGCTACGGGGCCTGTCGGCTTGGGGGGAGCTGGTCCTTCCCAAGCCTCAACAGCGGAAATAGTTCGGACCGCCGGTGCAATTGGTGCGAACCCAGCTCCAACAGCCATCGAAGGAATCCGGGCCGTGCATGGCGGCCCAGCCGTGGGTCCCGCCTTCACCGAGTTTGGCCACCGCCGCATGGCCGTCCAAGGGGCTTCTGAATACGTAGTAGTCCATGGTTTTAAGGGATTCGGTCTACCATCATGCAGGATGCAATCCAGTTTCGCAAGATTGGTTTTGGTGACAGGCGGCCGATCGTGCATTAGAACCCCGCATGCCCGACGAGCCACAGGCCGACCCCCGCTTCAGCGAATTCCTGTTCCTCCAAGCCCAGAATGCCGGGATGTTCCTCGGTCAGATCCCGAATCCAGTGACGGGCCGCAATGACATCAACCTGCGGGCCGCGAAATCGGTGCTCGATTCGTTGGAAATGCTGGAGAACAAAACCCGCGGCAACCTGACGGAGAAGGAGGAGAAGCTCCTCGCCGTGGCCCTGAACAACCTCCGCCCGCTTTACCTCCAGGCCTCGGAGGAGTAATTCCTTTCCCCTTTCCCACCATGTCGTCCTTCGATCCCTTCAACATCGGCACCGTCCCGGTCGGCGGCCCCGCTCCGTTCTTCATCCTCGGCCCCTGCGCCCTCGAGAGCGAGGAGTTCGCCTGGGAAATGGCGAAATCGCTCAAGGAAATCGCCGACAAGACCGGCATTCACTTCATTTTCAAGGCGTCCTACGACAAGGCGAACCGCACCTCGGTGAAGTCCTTCCGCGGCCCGGGTGTCGAGGAAGGCTGCCGGATTCTCTCCGAGATCGGCAAGGAGCTGGGCGTGCCGGTGACCACCGACATCCACACCGCGGAGGACGCGGAGATCGCCGGGGCCTACATCGATCTGCTCCAGATCCCGGCGTTCCTGTGCCGCCAGACCGACCTGCTGGAAGCCGCCGCCAAGACCGGCCGTGCGGTGAACGTGAAGAAGGGCCAGTTCCTGGCTCCGTGGGACACCATCAACATCGCGGACAAGCTGCGCGCCTTCGGCTGCGAGCGCTTCCTGCTCACCGAGCGCGGCACCACCTTCGGCTACAACAACCTCGTGACCGACATGCGCTCGCTCTACTGGATGCGCAAGGAAGGCCTGCCGGTGATTTTCGACGCCACCCACTCGGTGCAGCGACCGGGCGGCCTCGGCGGCGCGACCGGCGGCGATGGCGAGC comes from Luteolibacter sp. LG18 and encodes:
- a CDS encoding DUF1844 domain-containing protein — its product is MPDEPQADPRFSEFLFLQAQNAGMFLGQIPNPVTGRNDINLRAAKSVLDSLEMLENKTRGNLTEKEEKLLAVALNNLRPLYLQASEE
- the kdsA gene encoding 3-deoxy-8-phosphooctulonate synthase, yielding MSSFDPFNIGTVPVGGPAPFFILGPCALESEEFAWEMAKSLKEIADKTGIHFIFKASYDKANRTSVKSFRGPGVEEGCRILSEIGKELGVPVTTDIHTAEDAEIAGAYIDLLQIPAFLCRQTDLLEAAAKTGRAVNVKKGQFLAPWDTINIADKLRAFGCERFLLTERGTTFGYNNLVTDMRSLYWMRKEGLPVIFDATHSVQRPGGLGGATGGDGELAPVLARAAVATGVDGVFMETHSDPANAMSDGPNQIPLEFMEDVLVKLIAIHHAAHG